Genomic DNA from Sphingobium sp. V4:
AGTCGGCGCGCGGGTGATTTGTGGGGTCGCGCGTGATGATTTGGATCGCCCCGCCGGTCGCATTTCTTCCAAAGAGCGTGCCCTGCGGGCCCTTTAGCACTTCGATCCGCTCGATGTTGTTCAGGCCGAAAATGAGTCCCGTCGGAACCTGCTGCAGAACGCCATCGACATAAGTGGAAATTGCCGGATCGCTGCCAGGGGAGACGTTGGAGTTACCAATTCCGCGCATAAACGGCGTGACCGAGACATTCGACTTTGCAAGGAGCAATCCAGGGACCGCTTGACCGAGATCCGCGGTTGCCAGGATTCCCTTCTTTTCGAGTGCGCCCGCGGATAATGCGGTCACCGCGACGGGAACATCCTGCAAGCGTTCCTCGCGGCGCTGGGCAGTAACGACAATATCTTCAACGCCAGTATCGACAGCTTGGCCGTCACCGCCGGTGGATTGCGCCCAAGCGGTTGTGCTCAGGCAAGTTCCGGCGAGTGTTATGCAGATCGTTGAAAGTTTCATATGCCCCTCCTGTGTCGTTGATCTCATCCCAGTTGATCCCCATCGCGTCGTCTTTTCATTTCACCGTAATATCTGTCCTCGGCCTGTGGGGTCCCGCTCCGGCGGCCCTTCCAAGGAAAGGCGGCTTTGATCATTTACTTGGTGGGATGGATGACCGCCGGTCGCCCCTCGCGGATCAGATTCACAACGAAAATCGAGGGCGCGACCTGCACACGTGGTCGTTCAATCGGCCCATCTCCTCGACACCCCCCAAGTTGCGGTTCCCCACCACCGCCGACGATTCAGTCAACTGGTCAGTAAATAGGTAGGGCGGTGGGCCTGGTCGGTCAAGCGGGGCAATCACCCCAACGGGTGAGCCGATACGGCCTCTCGCTGTCGGCCGGCACCTGGTTCCAATCGTTCCTCGCTGACGGCGTACAGGTTTTGCGCGTTGAGCGGTTGACGAACTCGCGCGTCGATCTGACACGCGAGCAAACCGGTTGCTCGTATTCCCTCGATTCAGGCCGCACATGCCGATCAGCGCTGGCACCACGTTGCAAAGGCCTGGCGATCTCCAAACAGCCGATCATTGAAAAGCTGGCGCCCCGGTACTTCCTCGCGTCACTACAGGAAGGATAACAAAAGGCGACCAGGTCGATAACGCGAATGCTGCCCCTATGAGCCACCCCGTCTTTGGGCCACCAGCTGCGGGAATCGCGACTTGCCCTTAGTCATCACTTTCGAGCGGACGTAGCTCCTTGATGAGATCAATGAGGAGACGCAAGGCCGTCGGAACCTGCCGACGGCCCGAATAATAGGCGTGGAACCCGCCTCCCATCGAGGCCCAGTCGCTCAGAACAATTTGCAGGCTGCCACGATCCAGATGAGGCCGAAGCAACGGTTCGGCGCCATATATTATGCCTACGCCGCTAAGCCCGAAGCCGACGGCCGCATGGCTTTCATCCACGGTTAGCGGTCCTGGCGTGGCGATAGCGATAGACTCGTCACCTTGCTCAAACTCCCACTCGTACATCTGATCATTACCGAGTCGGATGCGCACGCAGCGATGGTCCCGCAAATCATGCGGAGTTGCAGGCATGCCATAGCGTGCGAGATAGACGGGCGACGCGGCTGCGACCCACCGCACATCCGGCGAGAGTCGCTGCGCGATCATGTCTTCAGGGACTGTGCCGCCATAGCGGATACCGGCGTCGAATCCGCCGGCGATGACATCAATCAGGCGATTGCTGACGCTGATATCGACCTCGACGTCGGGATAGCGTTCGACAAAAGTCGGCATGACAGGGTCGAGCAAAAGGGGAACCGCATCCTCGAGCACGTTGATCCTGACTCGCCCCGTCGGTGCATCGCGATATCTGTTGAGGTTCTCTGCCGCCTCGGCGACGGTCTGTAAGGGGCCCTCGATCGACGTCCGAAGCTCTTCTCCTGCGGCGGTAAGCGTGACGCTTCTCGTGGTTCTGTTCAATAATCGGACCCCGCGTCGTGCTTCCAGCGCGGTGATGGCATGGCTGAGGGCCGAGGTCGTAACGCCCATCTCCAGCGCCGCGCGCCGAAAGTTGGAGTGCCTGGCGATAGCGAGGAAATAAAGAAAATCGGCGATGTCGCTTCGACTCAATTGCATAGAGTCACCCTAGCATGGTGTTGAGCTATGCTCATCAGTTCATTGCGTGCGAGAGCGCTAATCCAGATCGCTCGAAGCGAGTAAATGAATGTTGCCCCCATCGCTCGATCGGGCAATCTCGAATTGGAACCCACTCATCATGATCAAGGTCGCAATCGCAGCTGCCGCTCTCATTTCGACCCCAGGCGGCGCCGCCGCGCAGAAAGGAACAACGACCATGGATATCACCCGCAAGGCGGATCTGGCGACCGTCGACGGACCCGCCGAATATTTCACCGGCAAGGTCACCATTACTGGCCAGTTTCAGCGCCCCAAACCATCACGCGTGGGCGGCGCGATCGTTCATTTCGAGCCGGGCGCGCGTACCGCTTGGCACACACATCCCGCTGGCCAGACACTGATCGTGACGGAGGGGGTTGGCTGGACCCAGATCGAGGGCGGACCCAAGCTGGAGTTCCACGCGGGCGACATCTTGTGGTGCCCGGCTGATCACAAGCACTGGCATGGAGCCACGCCGCATGATGGTATGACTCACATCGCTATCCAGGATTCGGTCGACGGAAAAAATGTCGTCTGGATGGAGAAGGTTACCGACGAGCAATATCATGCACCACTGGGCGAAGACTGAGACATGCCGCATGTCATCGTAAAACTCTGGCCTGGTAATTCCGAAGCGCGGAAAGGCGAGCTGACCGACGTCATCGTTCGCGAAATGAGCCGCATCCTGAACTGTGGCGATGAGGCGGTGTCGGTCGGTTTCGAGGAAGTGCAGCCCGAAGACTGGAGCGCCCAGGTCTATGAGCCCGATATCCAGGCAAAATGGAGCATGCTCACCAAGTCACCGGGCTACGGCCCGGGCCCGAAACCAGCAATTTGAAGGTCGATGCCATGATGGTGGAAGAGAAGTTCACACTCGCTAACGGCGTGCAAATCCCAAAGTTGGGGTTAGGCACGTGGCGGATTCCCGATGCCGATACGGCAAGCGTGGTGCGCGACGCCATCAGGGTCGGATATCGCCACATCGATACGGCGCAGGCTTATGAGAATGAGCATGGCGTCGGTGAAGGCGTTCGCGCAAGCGGCGTATCCCGGGACGAGATTTTTATAACGACCAAGCTTGCGGCCGAGTGCAAGACGTTTGCCGCGGCGGGAGATAGCATTGAGTGGTCACTTAGGGCGCTCGGTATGGATCATATCGACCTGATGCTGATCCACAGCCCACAGCCGTGGGCGGAGTTCCGGGAGGGCAAGCATTTCTTTGAAGGCAACCTCGAAGCTTGGCGCGCGCTTGAAGAAGCCCTCGCAACCGGCAAGGTTCGAGCGATCGGCGTCTCGAATTTCGAGCGAGCGGATATAGAGAACCTGTTCGACAATGGCAGCGTCGCGCCGATGGTCAACCAGGTCCTGGCTCATGTCGGCAACACGCCATTCGATCTCATCGACTATTCACGATCGATTGGCATGCTGGTCGAAGCGTACTCCCCCGTAGCCCATGGCGCTGCATTAAAGGATGCTCGACTCGGCGCGATGGCCGAAAGCTATGGGGTCAGCATCGCACAGCTCTGCATCCGTTACTGTCTCCAACTGGGTGTGCTCCCGCTGCCAAAAACGGCCAATGCGACACATATGCGTGACAATGCCTCAGTCGATTTCGTCATCTCCGATGCCGACATGAGCACCCTCAAGCGTGCGGAAAGCAGCACGGATTATGGAGAAGCTAACGCCTTCCCGGTTTTCGGCAAGAAGCGTCAGGTGACCGATCCGGAGCCGGGGGGATAAGGCATAAGTCGGTCTTCGGCTCCAGTGGGATGAGTAGAGCTAAGGGCATGTGACTGCGACTGCGCAGCCGGTCGTGGGGAGGGGGAGCGCACCGCAGCTGTGCTATGCCGGTATGTCCGACGGCACACCTCGTGGTCGGCGTAGTCATACCTGCCGATGATGTCACTACTGCACGTTGACGCCCTTCGGGCTGTTCTTCCATCCGAAGCCCAATCCAATTACCTTGGCGGCCACCGCATCGTGGCCCGCCAACGCAACAATATTGGCAACGGGTATCTGACCGACCAACGCCTTGGCGATATCATCGCAAGGCGTTGGCGGTGACTGATAGCAAAAGCTCACGCTCCGATAACAAACCGTTGCGATGACCGGCGCCTACCTATCTTCGTAGATCATCTCGCGGGCCTATGGCCGAGGATCACCTCGGCCACACGCCCTTCTCGGCGGCCTCCTTCAGGAGCAGCGAAGGCCGCCAGGAGCCATTGAAGCGAGCGTCGAAGGCAGAGATACGGTCATAAACGGACTGGAGGCCTTCGCTTTGCGCCCAATGTAGCGGGCCGCCCCGCCAGGCAGGGAAACCGTATCCGTAGACATAGGCGAGGTCGACGTCTCCAGCCCTCAGGGCTATGCCTTCCTCAAGGATTTTTGCAGCTTCGTTGACCAGTGCGCACATCAAACGGTCGCGGATTTCGTCATCGCTGACCGGCTTGCGGGCGACGCCCATGTCCAACGCGATGTCGGCAATCATTTTTTCCACGGCCGGATCGGAAAGAGCCTTTC
This window encodes:
- a CDS encoding LysR family transcriptional regulator; translated protein: MQLSRSDIADFLYFLAIARHSNFRRAALEMGVTTSALSHAITALEARRGVRLLNRTTRSVTLTAAGEELRTSIEGPLQTVAEAAENLNRYRDAPTGRVRINVLEDAVPLLLDPVMPTFVERYPDVEVDISVSNRLIDVIAGGFDAGIRYGGTVPEDMIAQRLSPDVRWVAAASPVYLARYGMPATPHDLRDHRCVRIRLGNDQMYEWEFEQGDESIAIATPGPLTVDESHAAVGFGLSGVGIIYGAEPLLRPHLDRGSLQIVLSDWASMGGGFHAYYSGRRQVPTALRLLIDLIKELRPLESDD
- a CDS encoding cupin domain-containing protein, whose translation is MIKVAIAAAALISTPGGAAAQKGTTTMDITRKADLATVDGPAEYFTGKVTITGQFQRPKPSRVGGAIVHFEPGARTAWHTHPAGQTLIVTEGVGWTQIEGGPKLEFHAGDILWCPADHKHWHGATPHDGMTHIAIQDSVDGKNVVWMEKVTDEQYHAPLGED
- a CDS encoding tautomerase family protein, which gives rise to MPHVIVKLWPGNSEARKGELTDVIVREMSRILNCGDEAVSVGFEEVQPEDWSAQVYEPDIQAKWSMLTKSPGYGPGPKPAI
- a CDS encoding aldo/keto reductase, whose translation is MMVEEKFTLANGVQIPKLGLGTWRIPDADTASVVRDAIRVGYRHIDTAQAYENEHGVGEGVRASGVSRDEIFITTKLAAECKTFAAAGDSIEWSLRALGMDHIDLMLIHSPQPWAEFREGKHFFEGNLEAWRALEEALATGKVRAIGVSNFERADIENLFDNGSVAPMVNQVLAHVGNTPFDLIDYSRSIGMLVEAYSPVAHGAALKDARLGAMAESYGVSIAQLCIRYCLQLGVLPLPKTANATHMRDNASVDFVISDADMSTLKRAESSTDYGEANAFPVFGKKRQVTDPEPGG